In one window of Cryptococcus neoformans var. neoformans B-3501A chromosome 11, whole genome shotgun sequence DNA:
- a CDS encoding hypothetical protein (HMMPfam hit to POLO_box, POLO box duplicated region, score: 52.3, E(): 1.3e-12; HMMPfam hit to Pkinase, Protein kinase domain, score: 329.3, E(): 5.4e-96), producing the protein MAEQPAQAPAAAPVKKEKIVPPSPPLKIRDRDRGYEYMRVGFLGEGGFARVYEVQDQRASRRAVKVVSKASIKTKKNKTKLWAEIKLHQMLAHPNIVRFDDCFEDEENVYMILELCHHGSLMDLLRRRKRYTEPEARYYLVQLIAACQYMHQTNVIHRDLKLGNLFLDENMDIKVGDFGLAALIEKPGDRKKTICGTPNYIAPEVLFDTANGHSFEVDVWSVGVILYTLLIGKPPFQTKDVKAIYKRIRENRYEFPPEKEISPSAQELITLILNTNPDKRPNLDTILSHRWFLDGPFPAYIPASANDFAPDYRHISSSQSRRNFAALCHKSKIGVAQSINVEPARSRSALGPSIMQQERDFKNAVQPDSPISALLNSARQPLIQASASAIKEPSLLRKLSAAGAASTLSPVRKGAIGKENHELGRRPVAMERVGEESEEERDAEEVKPKYNGITRESELAAQKARIVSQMAAAERQVYAEAMEKASESAASGKRPVYQESRSRVAAASRGTLPLAATTGQATVSTFSAASSDTVSKSGSRFVAYESSRPEKTRDFKTSLFETFGQNLSTALVMAQTEEGFTSPSIEAKPQPPRVFVVSWLDYCTKYGMGFAMTDGTVSVHFNDSTSLVLAPGKRYFDDIRPAGADDLSQNIRRNYSIERYPSDLKNKVYLLKHFENYMLDKLFGDQPYTFENKELTTEMVFVVRYLRMKHVILFRLSNDVLQFNFYDHTKLILSREGLVVTVIDRHSVMRTWSLEELLRPLDDDLSPKDKKRIEGIVHKVQYAKDVLAKIKSHTSSSKAAAASSSVPVSANTRSAAAIEREMGRPIR; encoded by the exons ATGGCCGAGCAGCCCGCCCAAGCACCGGCAGCTGCGCCTGttaaaaaggagaagattgttCCTCCTAGTCCCCCATTGAAGATAAGGGATAGAGACAGAGGATACGAGTACATGAGGGTTGGTTTCTTAGGAGAG GGAGGGTTTGCCAGAGTTTACGAAGTGCAAGATCAAAGAGCTTCCAGACGAGCTGTCAAGGTGGTGAGCAAAGCCAGCATCAAAACAAAGAAAAATAAGACCAAG TTATGGGCGGAAATTAAGCTTCATCAAATGTTGGCTCACCCCAATATTGTGCGGTTTGATGACTGCttcgaggatgaagaaaatgtTTACATGATTCTAGAATTGTGCCATCACGGC AGCCTCATGGACCTCCTTCGCCGTCGAAAAAGGTACACCGAGCCTGAGGCTCGCTATTATCTGGTGCAGCTCATAGCGGCCTGTCAGTACATGCATCAGACGAATGTGATACATCGAGATCTCAAATTAGGAAACCTTTTCTTGGACGAGAACATGGATATCAAGGTCGGAGATTTCGGCCTGGCTGCTTTAATTGAGAAGCCCGGGGACAGGAAAAA AACTATTTGTGGTACACCGAACTACATTGCTCCAGAAGTTTTGTTTGATACTGCCAACGGGCACAGTTTTGAGGTCGATGTGTGGTCGGTGGGCGTTATATT ATATACACTATTAATAGGAAAACCCCCATTCCAGACGAAGGATGTCAAGGCAATTTATAAGCGCATCAGGGAGAATAGATATGAGTTCCCTCCCGAGAAGGAAATCTCCCCTTCAGCTCAGGAACTCATTACACTAATCCTGAACACTAACCCTG ACAAACGACCTAATCTCGACACAATCCTTAGTCATCGTTGGTTCCTAGACGGTCCATTCCCAGCTTACATTCCCGCTTCGGCCAACGACTTTGCTCCTGATTACCGACACATCTCGTCGTCGCAGAGCCGGCGGAACTTTGCAGCCTTGTGTCACAAGTCCAAGATTGGCGTCGCTCAGTCTATCAACGTGGAGCCTGCCCGATCACGCTCAGCACTTGGTCCCTCAATCATGCAGCAGGAAAGGGATTTCAAGAATGCCGTTCAACCCGACAGCCCCATATCGGCTTTGCTCAACTCAGCTCGGCAACCTCTTATTCAAGCATCTGCCTCCGCTATCAAAGAGCCATCGCTGCTGCGGAAGCTTTCGGCGGCAGGAGCAGCTAGTACCCTAAGTCCGGTTAGGAAGGGTGCAATAGGAAAGGAAAATCACGAGCTTGGCAGAAGACCTGTGGCAATGGAGAGAGTCGGCGAGGagtcagaagaagaacgtgACGCAGAAGAAGTCAAACCGAAGTATAACGGTATTACGCGAGAAAGCGAACTTGCAGCTCAGAAGGCTAGGATCGTTTCCCAAATGGCGGCAGCGGAGAGACAAGTCTACGCCGAGGCAATGGAGAAAGCTTCTGAAAGTGCAGCATCAGGGAAGCGCCCGGTGTATCAGGAGTCCAGATCTCGCGTTGCCGCTGCATCCCGAGGAACTCTTCCTTTGGCAGCCACAACAGGTCAAGCTACAGTGTCAACATTTTCCGCTGCATCGTCTGACACTGTTTCCAAATCCGGAAGTCGATTTGTTGCATATGAATCTTCCAGGCCTGAAAAAACTAGGGACTTCAAGACAAGCTTGTTTGAGACGTTCGGTCAAAACCTGTCTACTGCTTTGGTCATGGCACagacagaagaaggcttcACATCACCCA GTATTGAGGCAAAGCCACAACCTCCGCGAGTCTTTGTCGTGTCCTGGCTAGATTACTGTACCAAATACGGTATGGGTTTTGCCATGACGGATGGCACAGTCAGTGTACATTTCAACGACTCCACGTCTCTTGTTCTTGCCCCTGGCAAGCGATACTTTGACGACATTCGACCAGCCGGCGCCGACGATCTTTCTCAGAACATACGGCGAAATTATTCTATCGAACGGTACCCATCCGACCTCAAGAACAAGGTCTACCTTTTGAAACATTTTGAGAACTATATGTTGGACAAATTGTTTGGCGATCAACCGTACACTTTCGAGAACAAGGAACTTACGACAGAAATGGTATTTGTGGTAAGATATTTGAGAATGAAGCATGTCATCTTGTTTAGACTCAGCAATGATGTTCTCCAG TTCAATTTTTATGATCATACTAAACTCATTCTTTCTCGAGAAGGCCTCGTGGTCACTGTCATCGACAGGCATTCTGTAATGCGCACGTGGAGCCTAGAGGAACTGTTACGACCCTTAGACGATGATCTGTCGCCGAAGGATAAGAAAAGGATTGAGGGTATTGTGCACAAGGTCCAATACGCAAA GGACGTGCTGGCAAAGATCAAGAGTCACACGAGCTCATCAAAAGCGGCTGCGGCGAGCAGCAGTGTCCCTGTTTCAGCCAATACCAGGTCGGCGGCTGCGATCGAGCGTGAAATGGGAAGGCCTATTCGTTAG
- a CDS encoding hypothetical protein (HMMPfam hit to Pkinase, Protein kinase domain, score: 159.4, E(): 7.6e-45) encodes MNNSPSLGSPIPIIPNLTPSPSPRRNAGPSSPLLPRTGLLPAIPSVRRSSGEFESSSPSPPPLTSSRPNVVMGFSPAATHQVLSAVPESSSTSPRSAPLALNTAATRRMNTRSPPLSTPIDQVFQLAEGSPRPQASSPRMGGGLSNDYLPRSRRNSAAIVSISLSSRSRSGTPQGGSGSTTVPGQISGNDTPNKASGAPTPRGNEQPPLQMSESWAPGVDELDDWQPAGGMLLDHGDDEVSAVDDYMDDYDDKVEQVWSGFSDSSPVVEDVLTPGMVIGEGLKFQGEIIVPAVSRMAMADGSDVGLPLRRGGSEATKVLRQDGRYEKKRYEVVRRLGTGSYAVVYLVKERGGKKEYALKCLSKQDLKEEQLETQLFEAHIHLSLPIHQNIVTLHQTLQTRRWLFLMLELCPGEDLFYWLEKSRDASPQAVHASLPDEHGALSSSKLSSSSIPFSSSQMFSNLNSMSFSQSPGAAFSQSHSHFGASPASLLFAHHNGGHYSSHFMPSQTPPTPSLLSAFSANTLLSQRRLRLIASMFSQMCEAVAVCHDAGVSHRDIKPENFICCDSVELEAAADGEFGEDEGQSAKPVNFGPQAKRKVIVKLTDFGLATTDYESGDVECGSKPYMSYECRNNLGPSYLPAPADVWSLGIVLINMLFHRNPWKDPTHGDPNFDNFLMDPIGFILSKFTGIGREVASYLADHVLCIDVDQRVSAKEFGAWIKGLPEMIGGRKAMHSLKLSRLDTHKAASVDKGMFIKSPMENSDAGKKFSKSALTSAMSSSTAGFGSTPTLSELPPPSSLLEEDEAELEHESPVEEQVEVVEPEPILPTPPLESDGMYSAATSATVDEQTTPTDESAFPSPSAAPSSGIPDEQDDSRDCVDSDTRSLSTHKRRKRGVRKGKAAQAAAAAAAATDPLSQSSRDALLSELASASQSLAREMSKLHKPSVDVNRIEDFPPLGVTAAQVAAEKKSKWKDMMKLSQGNPELAALAKRVNERDSNGSLNLSAPAQLQGGKPGGFGAETGKGRHAYTYATMSSGSSAVSSFGQISSATSTGAEDELSGRDAAHRPRKQGGDDSRSRKAAQAAAAIAGGMEPMGSFGRPSHIKPAPHHAHTTGSIDYGILSSAPDSNSTYTQQAQPTPKKDSHAIPSAPQKSAIKPALSSVDSATTIRTATVASESASSSGTMTIAPTSPNKPKLKGQISTLAKMLSGLKTKGKD; translated from the exons ATGAACAACTCTCCCTCTCTGGGCTCACCCATTCCTATTATCCCCAACCTCActccatccccatcacctCGTCGCAACGCCGGTCCTTCATCGCCTTTATTACCTCGTACGGGCCTGCTCCCTGCGATTCCTTCCGTTCGTCGAAGCTCTGGCGAGTTTGAAAGCAgctctccatcacctccgCCTCTAACCAGCTCAAGGCCGAATGTGGTCATGGGCTTCAGTCCCGCTGCCACACATCAAGTCCTCTCAGCTGTGCCCGAatcatcctccacatccCCTCGGTCTGCGCCGCTCGCTCTCAACACAGCAGCTACAAGGCGCATGAACACCCGttcacctccactttctaCTCCTATTGACCAGGTTTTCCAGCTCGCTGAAGGATCACCGAGGCCACAGGCGTCATCACCTCGCATGGGTGGTGGCTTGAGCAATGATTACTTGCCTCGATCAAGGCGTAACTCGGCCGCCATCGTATCTATCAGTCTGAGTTCTCGCTCGCGATCTGGTACTCCTCAGGGAGGCAGTGGCAGTACTACCGTTCCTGGTCAGATCAGTGGAAATGACACCCCCAATAAAGCATCTGGCGCTCCTACCCCCAGGGGCAACGAACAACCTCCTCTACAAATGTCAGAATCTTGGGCACCTGGTGTCGATGAGCTGGATGATTGGCAGCCTGCTGGTGGTATGCTTCTCGATCAcggtgatgatgaggttTCGGCAGTTGATGACTACATGGATGATTACGACGACAAGGTAGAACAGGTTTGGAGCGGTTTTTCAGATTCATCTCCTGTTGTGGAAGATGTGCTTACACCAGGAATGGTGATCGGAGAAGGTCTCAAGTTTCAGGGAGAGATCATCGTGCCTGCTGTTTCTAGGATGGCCATGGCAGACGGAAGTGATGTAGGATTGCCCCTCAGGAGGGGTGGTAGCGAAGCCACAAAGGTATTGCGGCAAGACGGCAGATATGAAAAGAAACGGTACGAAGTGGTGAGGAGGTTGGGTACTGGTAGTTATGCTGTAGTGTATCTTGTAAAAGAGCGAGGAGGTAAAAAAGAATACG CGTTAAAATGCTTGAGCAAACAAGATCTTAAAGAAGAGCAACTTGAAACCCAGCTGTTTGAAGCTCATATACACCTTTCACTTCCTATTCACCAAAATATTGTCACTTTACATCAAACGTTACAAACTAGGAGATGGTTGTTCCTCATGCTGGAGCTGTGTCCCGGCGAAGATTT GTTCTACTGGCTGGAAAAATCTCGCGATGCTTCTCCCCAAGCAGTTCATGCCTCATTACCAGATGAACACGGcgctctctcctcttccaagttatcatcatcttctatccccttttcatcatctcaaaTGTTTTCCAATCTCAACAGCATGTCTTTCTCTCAGTCACCTGGAGCGGCCTTTTCCCAATCACATTCGCACTTTGGTGCTTCACCCGCGTCTCTACTCTTTGCGCACCATAACGGCGGGCACTACTCTTCTCATTTCATGCCTTCGCAAACCCCTCCCACCCCATCCTTACTTTCGGCCTTCTCAGCCAacactcttctttctcaacGTCGTCTCCGACTGATCGCTTCCATGTTCTCGCAAATGTGTGAAGCAGTCGCCGTTTGTCATGACGCTGGCGTGAGCCACCGTGATATCAAGCCAGAAAATTTTATCTGTTGTGACTCGGTCGAACTTGAAGCGGCTGCTGATGGGGAGTTTGGTGAAGACGAAGGACAGTCGGCCAAGCCGGTGAACTTTGGACCTCAAGCGAAGAGAAAGGTGATTGTCAAGTTGACAGACTTCGGATTGGCAACAACAGATTACGAAAGTGGAGATGTCGAGTGCGGAAGCAAACCTTACATGTCTTATG AATGCCGAAATAACTTGGGTCCATCATATCTTCCTGCCCCTGCCGATGTCTGGTCCTTGGGTatcgtcctcatcaacaTGCTCTTCCACCGAAATCCGTGGAAAGACCCAACCCATGGGGATCCCAACTTTGACAACTTTCTTATGGACCCTATCGgattcatcctctccaaatTCACCGGTATCGGTCGTGAAGTGGCTTCTTACCTCGCTGATCATGTCCTTTGCATCGATGTCGACCAACGTGTATCTGCGAAAGAATTTGGTGCTTGGATCAAGGGCTTGCCAGAGATGATCGGTGGGCGAAAGGCTATGCACTCTCTCAAGCTCTCCAGGTTGGATACTCACAAGGCCGCCTCTGTCGACAAGGGGATGTTCATCAAGAGCCCGATGGAAAACAGCGACGCAGGGAAAAAGTTTTCAAAGTCAGCCTTGACATCGGCAATGTCGTCATCGACCGCTGGTTTCGGTTCAACCCCAACCTTGTCCGAGTTGCCGCCACCGTCAAGTttgttggaagaagacgaagcgGAGCTAGAGCACGAATCGCCCGTCGAAGAGCAGGTAGAGGTTGTTGAACCTGAGCCGATTCTCCCCACCCCGCCCCTTGAGTCTGATGGAATGTACTCCGCGGCTACTTCCGCTACTGTTGACGAGCAAACTACCCCTACCGACGAGAGcgcctttccttccccttccgcTGCCCCATCCTCAGGTATTCCCGACGAGCAAGATGACTCTCGAGATTGTGTCGATTCCGATACGCGCTCATTGTCAACTCATAAGCGCAGAAAGAGAGGTGTTCGAAAAGGCAAGGCCGCTCAGGCTGCAGCGGCTGCTGCGGCAGCCACCGACCCCCTTTCTCAGTCATCGAGGGATGCTCTCTTGAGTGAGCTTGCCTCTGCCTCTCAGTCTCTTGCACGCGAAATGTCCAAACTCCACAAGCCTTCTGTTGACGTCAATCGCATCGAAGACTTCCCTCCTTTAGGCGTCACTGCCGCTCAAGTTGCagccgagaagaagagcaagtgGAAGGACATGATGAAGTTGAGCCAGGGCAATCCAGAGCTTGCAGCCTTGGCAAAAAGAGTCAATGAACGTGATTCTAACGGCAGTCTTAACCTCAGTGCACCTGCGCAATTGCAAGGCGGTAAGCCAGGAGGGTTTGGTGCAGAAACTGGCAAGGGGAGACATGCGTACACCTATGCGACCATGAGCTCTGGTAGTAGCGCAGTCTCGAGTTTTGGCCAGATATCTAGTGCGACAAGTACCGGTGCCGAGGATGAATTGAGCGGTAGGGATGCTGCTCATCGTCCGAGGAAGCAGGGAGGGGATGATTCAAGGTCGCGAAAGGCTGCacaggctgctgctgcaaTCGCCGGGGGTATGGAGCCCATGGGATCTTTCGGAAGGCCAAGTCACATCAAGCCTGCGCCCCACCACGCTCATACCACTGGTTCCATCGATTACGGCATACTGTCCTCTGCTCCGGACAGCAATTCTACATATACTCAGCAGGCACAGCCTACACCAAAGAAAGACAGCCACGCTATCCCATCGGCTCCCCAGAAATCTGCTATCAAGCCTGCTTTATCTTCTGTAGACAGCGCCACCACTATCAGAACTGCGACTGTAGCCTCTGAGtctgcctcttcatcgGGCACAATGACCATCGCCCCCACATCTCCCAATAAACCCAAGCTCAAGGGTCAAATTAGTACTTTGGCGAAGATGTTGTCTGGTTTAAAGACCAAGGGGAaggattga
- a CDS encoding hypothetical protein (HMMPfam hit to Aa_trans, Transmembrane amino acid transporter protein, score: 222.1, E(): 1e-63), which produces MPEQPDYGTTSPPRPSSSASMSQHPLHDPKNGHASVVSSVSNLSNTILGAGALAFPSAFAAMGLLPGILSCAFSGVTAIFGLYLLSRCATIVGTRPGDEGKKASFNEIAKLTFGKGWATKAFDLAIAIKCFGVSISYLIICKTLLPQVCYTIAKLVKQPLPDDSILLASHFWLIVWMAIITPLSFMRTLDSLRFTSQIALLTVVYLVLVVVGWYTLKGPSPERGQVVLFRFGKSTLSSFPVQVFAYTCSQNLFPIFNELKDRTQKKMNTVIGSSIGTAIGVYQVIGIVGYLTFGDRVSSNVIAMYPATTMLVAIGRLGIVLLVGLSYPLQLLPCRASLYHLTHSLFHHHDVSGAPTNGRSIQDDSDTDMEDEEIGPLVPKAHEDHAHHKHDMPQLQFLVLTLGILISGFLIAYNVHELDIVLSFVGSTGSTIISFILPGFFYFRLFRDEPGTMKWWALALGIYGLGVMGFCLTFNIIKLVQH; this is translated from the exons ATGCCAGAGCAGCCAGACTATGGCACCACGTCACCGCCACGGCCGTCATCCAGTGCTTCAATGTCTCAACATCCTTTGCATGACCCCAAAAATGGACATGCCTCGGTCGTCTCATCAGTCAGCAACCTGAGTAATACTATTCTTGGCGCTGGCGCCCTCGCTTTCCCCAGTGCTTTCGCTGCGATGGGTTTATTACCGGGAATTCTTTCCTGCGCATTTTCAGGCGTAACGGCAATATTTGGGCTCTATCTTTTGAGCAGATGTGCTACCATTGTCGGAACCCGGCCAGGAGAtgaaggcaagaaggcAAGCTTCAATGAGATTGCCAAGTTGACCTTTGGCAAAGGATGGGCAACCAAGGCTTTTGAC CTTGCGATTGCAATCAAATGCTTTGGTGTGTCTATATCATATTTAATCATCTGCAAA actcttcttccccaagTCTGCTACACTATTGCCAAACTAGTTAAGCAACCATTACCAGACGACTCTATCCTTCTGGCATCCCACTTCTGGCTCATTGTTTGGATGGCGATCATCACGCCTTTGTCTTTTATGCGTACTTTGGATTCCTTGAGGTTCACCAGTCAAATCGCCCTTCTTACCGTAGTATA CCTTGTACTCGTTGTTGTCGGCTGGTATACCTTGAAAGGACCAAGTCCAGAGCGGGGGCAGGTTGTCCTCTTCAGGTTTGGCAAGAGCACTCTTTCAAGTTTTCCTGTACAGGTCTTTGCCTATACATGCTCACAAAACTTGTTTCCTATCTTCAATGAGCTGAAGGACAGGacccagaagaagatgaataCGGTCATCGGATCATCAATCGGAACTGCCATTGGTGTTTACCAAGTC ATTGGCATC GTGGGATACCTCACATTCGGCGACAGAGTTAGCAGTAACGTCATCGCTAT GTATCCCGCCACCACTATGCTCGTCGCCATTGGTCGTCTCGGTATCGTCCTCCTCGTGGGCCTTTCATACCCACTCCAACTCTTACCTTGCCGCGCATCTCTCTATCACCTGACTCACAGCCTTTTTCACCACCATGATGTTTCTGGCGCCCCAACAAATGGCAGAAGCATTCAGGATGATAGTGATACAGatatggaggatgaagagattggCCCGCTGGTGCCCAAGGCTCACGAGGATCATGCTCATCACAAGCATGACATGCCGCAGCTACAGTTTTTGGTGCTTACCCTGGGTATCCTGATTTCTGGCTTTCTAATTGCTTACAATGTCCATGAACTTGATATTG TTTTGAGTTTCGTCGGTTCGACAGGATCCACAATCATCTCGTTCATTCTGCCTGGATTCTTCTACTTTAGACTTTTCCGTGATGAGCCTGGGACGATGAAGTGGTGGGCTTTGGCATTGGGTATATATGGACTAGGTGTAATGGGCTTCTG TTTGACATTCAATATTATCAAACTTGTACAGCACTAA
- a CDS encoding hypothetical protein (HMMPfam hit to TPR, TPR Domain, score: 240.4, E(): 3.1e-69), protein MPESRMVHPHSHHLHSAHHHSSHPHSYQHPPPPNYSSSHPSYPHHHHTPRHVSNGHSSQVPLSGPPPPQMPIAGPPADPVGPPAIATSNAGSTRSRSVPPMSSEARAAKEKMDNILAQLAAANENTWMLIGAVAEGMNDQDRALSAFENALRHNPSSVLGLNAVASIARGRDDFDKAIEYFQRILNANPENGEVWGSMGHCLLMKDDLPKAYTSYQQALYHLANPKEPKLWYGIGILYDRYGSFEHAEEAFSSVLKVDPNFEKANEIYFRLGIIYKHQRKYKSSLDCFRYILNNPPRPLTSWDIWFQLGHVYEQDRDFEAARDAYMRVLSHQPDHAKVLQQLGWLYHQPGAHFADQEKAVSYLTKSLETDPSDAQSWYLLGRAYMAAQRYNKAYEAYQQAVYRDGRNPTFWCSIGVLYYQIAQYRDALDAYSRAIRLNPYISEVWYNLGSLYESCNNQMADAMDAYSRALELDPNNTVIKQRMALLQNPNGGPLPPVPPPIDVHPSQYTATPTAQPPAGSPNASPSHQLPSDAHAGGRDLPPPPPGGDIARGHSPGPFRNGAAPPPLNHVDEPRGPVPGMTQLARMETEPRSAEIRDERYNGRYDPADIRRHNGSPLSPRASRRESQAFPSQPSYFPSNGAHARDREREEWDRSRGGSRAPQGHSPRLGDRTPGADPRVPQEYRDYPGYYDPRTAYPAPLGGPPTPSAMPGRFDPRREAEEFRRREEDREVNGAKLASSARQENRMPSPAPSIASSKNGRKRGEGTRKAKDKEEKALNKKEGGRKGKAAGLKAGEEITGQSPRGNVKSPSVSVHNTPQLNTARPIPPSAPAPVPLMSRTVDEDYDEGAADALMVLAGDRSTTTLPLPVRHITPTPSGPMSPPPPAPNTGPATGAKRPGPEANSPEQANKRVKAEKSQSPVDSASGSASSRVPKRMVIEVLNTPSIASPLPRTSSAVNEEKQSRASQERREERREGTISGTEIDERTAQTSTPLPPPAPLSPANRLAPSSSAHTPQSPPRQASSPPPEAEKEASRPPTPPLPDEPPSPAAPAAAVRVESSRDSDPRTPPLPPSQTFETSSMKTPTSAGDRGDVDMADAGTER, encoded by the exons ATGCCCGAATCGCGCATGGTTCATCCCCACtctcaccatcttcactccgcccaccaccactcttctcatccacaCTCTTATCAACATCCACCCCCGCCCAACTACTCTTCGTCTCACCCGTCGTatccccatcaccaccatACCCCACGACATGTCTCAAACGGTCACTCTTCTCAAGTACCCCTATCCGGGCCGCCCCCTCCTCAAATGCCCATTGCTGGCCCTCCGGCTGATCCCGTTGGGCCACCTGCTATAGCGACCTCAAATGCCGGTAGTACTCGTTCTAGAAGCGTGCCGCCGATGAGTAGTGAGGCAAGAGcagcaaaggaaaagatggacaATATTCTGGCGCAATTGGCTGCCGCTAATGAGAATACATGGATGTTGATAG GCGCTGTCGCTGAGGGGATGAATGATCAAGACCGAGCGCTTTCCGCCTTTGAGAATGCACTTAGGCATAACCCTTCATCTGTTCTCGGCCTGAATGCCGTCGCGTCCATTGCACGAGGCAGAGACGATTTTGACAAGGCAATTGAGTACTTCCAACGCATCCTCAACGCGAACCCTGAGAACGGTGAAGTATGGGGATCAATGG GGCACTGTCTTTTGATGAAAGATGATCTTCCAAAGGCTTACACGTCGTATCAACAAGCGCTGTACCATCTTGCTAATCCCAAA GAACCCAAGCTTTGGTATGGTATTGGTATATTGTACGATCGATACGGCTCTTTCGAACATGCCGAGGAGGCTTTCTCGAGTGTCCTTAAAGTTGATCCTA ACTTTGAAAAAGCCAACGAGATCTACTTCCGTTTGGGTATCATCTACAAACATCAACGCAAATACAAGTCCTCTCTTGAT TGCTTCCGATACATTCTTAACAatcctcctcgacctctGACATCTTGGGATATATGGTTCCAGCTTGGACACGTATACGAGCAAGATCGCGATTTCGAAGCTGCGAGGGATGCTTACATGAGAGTGCTCAGCCATCAACCAGATCATGCCAAAGTTCTCCAGCAGCTTGGCTGGCTTTATCACCAGCCTGGGGCCCACTTTGCTGATCAAGAAAAGGCCGTATCATATTTGACCAAGAGTCTTGAAACCGACCCGTCGGATGCACAAAGCTGGTACCTTCTTGGACGTGCATACATGGCCGCCCAACGTTACAATAAGGCCTATGAAGCGTATCAACAGGCAGTGTATCGAGATGGTCGCAATCCCACCTTCTGGTGCTCAATCGGTGTCCTGTACTATCAAATTGCCCAGTATCGTGACGCTCTTGACGCTTATTCGCGTGCCATCCGACTCAACCCCTACATCAGCGAGGTCTGGTATAATTTGGGAAGTCTTTACGAGTCGTGCAATAATCAAATGGCTGATGCGATGGATGCTTATTCTCGCGCCCTCGAACTTGATCCCAATAACACCGTTATCAAGCAGCGTATGGCTTTACTCCAAAATCCCAACGGCGGTCCTCTGCCTCCCGTACCTCCTCCAATTGACGTTCACCCATCTCAATACACTGCTACTCCTACCGCTCAGCCTCCTGCTGGATCACCAAATGCTTCGCCAAGCCACCAGCTTCCATCAGATGCTCATGCAGGCGGACGAGaccttccacctccacctccggGAGGCGACATTGCTCGTGGCCACTCCCCTGGTCCATTCCGAAACGGTGCTgcccctccaccacttAATCACGTTGATGAGCCTCGAGGCCCTGTGCCCGGTATGACTCAGCTAGCTAGAATGGAGACTGAGCCGCGCTCCGCTGAAATTCGGGATGAACGATACAACGGACGTTACGATCCTGCCGATATCCGACGCCACAATGGTTCACCATTGTCCCCTCGTGCTTCACGACGCGAAAGTCAGGCTTTCCCAAGCCAGCCGAGCTACTTCCCGTCTAACGGTGCGCACGCGCGTGacagggagagggaagagtggGACAGGTCTCGAGGTGGATCTAGGGCTCCTCAGGGGCACTCACCTAGATTGGGCGATCGTACACCTGGCGCCGACCCCAGGGTTCCTCAAGAATACCGCGATTATCCTGGGTATTACGATCCTCGTACGGCCTATCCCGCTCCTTTGGGCGGTCCACCCACGCCATCAGCTATGCCCGGAAGGTTTGATCCCAGACGAGAAGCTGAGGAGTTCCGCCGTCGTGAAGAAGATCGAGAAGTCAACGGTGCCAAGCTGGCCAGTTCAGCGAGACAAGAGAACCGAATGCCCAGTCCGGCGCCATCGATTGCATCAAGTAAGAACGGGAGGAAGCGTGGAGAAGGCACGAGGAAAGCAAAGgataaggaagaaaaggctctgaacaagaaagaaggtggaaggaagggaaaggccGCGGGGTTGAAGGCCGGTGAAGAAATTACCGGACAGTCACCAAGAGGAAACGTCAAAAGTCCTTCTGTCAGTGTGCACAACACGCCGCAGTTGAACACCGCCCGGCCAATCCCCCCTTCTGCTCCAGCGCCAGTACCTTTGATGTCTCGCACTGTGGATGAAG ACTACGACGAGGGCGCAGCCGATGCGCTTATGGTTCTTGCCGGCGATCGCAGCACTACCACACTCCCTCTGCCTGTTCGTCATATAACCCCCACTCCTTCAGGCCCCATGTCGCCTCCGCCTCCCGCTCCCAATACTGGCCCTGCCACCGGAGCCAAACGTCCTGGTCCAGAAGCCAACTCACCGGAACAAGCCAACAAACGGGTCAAAGCAGAGAAGTCTCAGTCACCAGTTGATTCCGCGTCAGGTTCTGCTTCCAGTCGAGTGCCGAAGCGAATGGTGATAGAAGTGCTCAACACACCCAGCATAGCCAGTCCCTTACCTCGGACGTCTTCAGCGGTAAACGAAGAAAAACAGTCCCGAGCGTCTCAAGAgcgaagggaagagaggagggaagggacGATTTCTGGAACGGAGATTGACGAGCGTACTGCTCAGACATCAACTCCTTTACCACCCCCAGCCCCACTGTCTCCCGCAAACCGTCTTGcaccctcttcatccgctCACACTCCTCAATCGCCTCCTCGTCAGgcttcatctccacctcccgAAGCCGAGAAAGAGGCGTCCCGACCTCCTACACCTCCTCTACCAGATGAGCCACCCTCTCCAGCAGCTCCGGCTGCTGCTGTGCGAGTCGAGTCTTCGAGAGACTCGGACCCTCGTACTCCTCCTTTGCCGCCTTCCCAGACTTTCGAGACTTCATCCATGAAGACTCCAACAAGTGCTGGGGATCGTGGAGATGTCGATATGGCCGATGCCGGCACGGAGAGATGA